The Prochlorococcus sp. MIT 1300 genome has a window encoding:
- the psbX gene encoding photosystem II reaction center protein PsbX — MSLSFLSLLLGSGVSLEASRLSAESMVGSFIAAALLIIVPAASFLIWVSNKDQLTRSR; from the coding sequence ATGTCACTTTCTTTTTTAAGTCTTCTCCTAGGTTCTGGGGTTTCTTTGGAGGCTTCAAGACTCTCCGCTGAGTCGATGGTTGGAAGCTTTATTGCGGCCGCCCTCCTCATAATTGTCCCAGCAGCCAGTTTCTTGATTTGGGTCAGCAACAAAGATCAACTAACAAGATCTCGCTAA
- a CDS encoding YggT family protein has protein sequence MTLEALKIGHFLIGLVLAAWTIAFLLRIVLTWYPEVNLKQGIWILAVIPTESFLATTRKFITPIGGVDVTPVIWVGLVSLVRELLVGQQGVLSQVLLKLQAAG, from the coding sequence ATGACCCTAGAAGCCCTCAAAATTGGTCATTTCCTAATTGGCTTAGTACTAGCAGCTTGGACCATTGCTTTCCTGCTCAGGATAGTGCTCACCTGGTATCCAGAAGTAAACCTGAAACAAGGAATTTGGATCTTGGCTGTTATTCCAACAGAATCTTTCTTAGCCACAACAAGGAAGTTCATAACCCCAATAGGAGGTGTCGATGTCACTCCTGTCATTTGGGTTGGCTTAGTAAGCCTCGTAAGAGAATTGTTAGTTGGCCAACAAGGCGTCCTTTCTCAAGTGCTATTGAAGCTCCAAGCAGCTGGTTAA